One window of the Natrinema sp. CBA1119 genome contains the following:
- the smc gene encoding chromosome segregation protein SMC: MYIKAIVLDNFKSFGRKTKIPFYEDFTVVTGPNGSGKSNIIDAVLFALGLARTRGIRAEKLTDLIYNPGHEGEETASGPREATVEVILDNSEGTLDRSQVVNAAGSDDVGDVDEIRIRRRVKETEDNYYSYYYLNDRSVNLSDIQDLLAQAGITPEGYNVVMQGDVTEIINMTPHARREIIDEIAGVAEFDAKKEDAFGELETVQERIDEAELRIEEKRDRLDQLADERREAMRYRRLRREKEEYEGYKKASELEEKRAELASVEREVDDLEDELRELQRELDEREGTVVRLQEDLEDLNADIERKGEDEQLRIKSEIEEIKGDISRLEDKIEASEEAIEEAESKRREAFVQIDRKQETIDDLTDEMREHKLEKASIKSEIQEREAERDELEAEIDAVDTEFDELKTDLAERKEQLEDVKMERNDLQREQDRLLDEARRRSNNISEKAQTIEERREELPELESQRGDLERELEKAERNRANIAEVVDDLKSEKRRLQSDIDELDDEIQAKQQEYAELEANAGESGDSSFGRAVTTILNSGIDGVHGAVAQLGTVPGEYAVACETAAGGRLANVIVDDDVIGQQCIEHLKSRNAGRATFLPLTDMSQRRLPNAPSDPGIVDFAYNLVDFDDEYSGVFSYVLGDTLVVEDIETARSYMGDYRMVTLDGDLVEKSGAMTGGSGGGSRYSFTGGGEGQLERVAKQITELQEERKSLREDSRGVEERLDDARDRKSDAADEVRSIESELEGLEEKREAIETEIESLESDLEELREERESVDERMNEISDDIDAKTATVEELEADISDLERELADSKIPELTDQIEALEAEIDEREDRIQELDNELNELSLEKEYAEDAIEDLHDDIEAAQNRTAEHEDRIDEYEAEIDGKRETLEAKHEAVAELEAELTELKSERSDLKEELSEARTDRDKQQDRVNTVESKLEDAGERASSLEWEIESLESEVGDYDPEDVPDHDTVLEMIDYLQADMEAMEPVNMLAIDEYDEVRSDLETLEEGRETLVEEADGIRERIEQYETQKKQTFMDAYDAIAAHFTEIFEKLSEGTGTLHLEDEDDPFDGGLTMKAQPGDKPIQRLDAMSGGEKSLTALAFIFAIQRHNPAPFYALDEVDAFLDAVNADRIGEMVDELSDKAQFVVVSHRSAMLDRSERAIGVTMQQDNVSAVTGIDLSDGGDGSGEEVPVSD; the protein is encoded by the coding sequence ATGTATATCAAAGCGATCGTCCTCGACAATTTCAAGAGTTTCGGTAGAAAGACGAAGATCCCGTTCTACGAGGATTTCACCGTCGTTACGGGTCCGAACGGCTCCGGGAAGTCGAACATCATCGACGCCGTCCTCTTCGCGCTCGGACTGGCCCGCACCCGCGGGATTCGCGCCGAGAAGCTGACGGACCTCATCTACAACCCCGGTCACGAGGGCGAGGAGACCGCGAGCGGCCCCCGCGAAGCCACCGTCGAGGTGATTCTCGACAACTCCGAGGGCACCCTCGATCGATCGCAGGTCGTCAACGCCGCGGGCAGCGACGACGTCGGCGACGTCGACGAGATTCGCATCCGCCGGCGAGTGAAAGAGACCGAGGACAACTACTACTCCTACTACTACCTCAACGACCGCTCGGTCAACCTCTCTGACATTCAGGACCTGCTCGCACAGGCCGGGATCACCCCGGAGGGGTACAACGTCGTCATGCAGGGCGACGTCACCGAGATCATCAACATGACGCCTCACGCCCGCCGAGAGATCATCGACGAGATCGCGGGCGTCGCGGAGTTCGACGCCAAGAAGGAAGACGCCTTCGGCGAACTCGAGACGGTCCAGGAACGGATCGACGAGGCCGAACTCCGCATCGAGGAGAAACGCGACCGCCTCGACCAACTCGCGGACGAACGCCGGGAGGCCATGCGATACCGCCGGCTCCGCCGCGAAAAAGAGGAGTACGAGGGCTACAAGAAAGCCAGCGAACTCGAGGAGAAACGCGCCGAACTCGCGTCGGTCGAGCGCGAGGTCGACGACCTCGAGGACGAACTCCGGGAGCTCCAGCGCGAACTCGACGAGCGCGAGGGGACGGTCGTCCGCCTCCAGGAAGACCTCGAGGACCTGAACGCGGACATCGAGCGCAAGGGCGAGGACGAACAGCTCCGGATCAAAAGCGAGATCGAGGAGATCAAAGGCGACATCTCGCGGCTCGAGGACAAGATCGAGGCCAGCGAGGAGGCGATCGAGGAGGCCGAATCCAAGCGCCGCGAGGCGTTCGTCCAGATCGACCGCAAGCAGGAGACGATCGACGACCTCACCGACGAGATGCGCGAGCACAAACTCGAGAAGGCCTCGATCAAGAGCGAGATTCAGGAACGCGAGGCCGAACGCGACGAACTCGAGGCCGAAATCGATGCCGTCGATACCGAGTTCGACGAACTCAAGACTGATCTGGCCGAGCGCAAGGAGCAACTGGAGGACGTGAAGATGGAGCGGAACGACCTCCAGCGCGAACAGGACCGCCTGCTCGACGAGGCCCGGCGACGGTCGAACAACATCAGCGAGAAAGCGCAGACGATCGAGGAGAGACGCGAGGAGCTCCCCGAACTCGAGAGCCAGCGCGGCGACCTCGAGCGGGAACTCGAGAAGGCCGAGCGGAACCGCGCGAACATCGCGGAGGTCGTCGACGACCTCAAGAGCGAGAAGCGACGGCTGCAGTCCGATATCGACGAGCTCGACGACGAGATCCAGGCCAAACAACAGGAGTACGCCGAACTCGAGGCCAACGCGGGCGAGAGCGGCGACTCCTCGTTCGGTCGCGCGGTGACGACGATCCTCAACTCGGGGATCGATGGCGTTCACGGCGCGGTCGCCCAGTTGGGGACCGTCCCCGGCGAGTACGCGGTCGCCTGCGAGACCGCCGCCGGCGGTCGGCTGGCGAACGTGATCGTCGACGACGACGTCATCGGCCAGCAATGTATCGAGCACCTCAAGTCCCGAAACGCGGGGAGAGCGACCTTCCTGCCGCTGACGGACATGAGCCAGCGTCGACTCCCCAACGCGCCGAGCGATCCGGGGATCGTCGACTTCGCGTACAACCTCGTCGACTTCGATGATGAGTACTCGGGGGTCTTCTCCTACGTCCTCGGTGACACGCTGGTCGTCGAGGACATCGAGACCGCCCGCTCGTACATGGGCGACTATCGGATGGTCACGCTCGACGGCGACTTAGTCGAGAAGAGCGGGGCGATGACCGGCGGCTCCGGCGGCGGCTCGCGCTACTCCTTTACCGGCGGCGGCGAGGGCCAACTCGAGCGCGTCGCAAAACAGATCACGGAACTGCAGGAAGAACGGAAGTCGCTTCGCGAGGACTCCCGCGGCGTCGAGGAGCGACTCGACGACGCCCGCGACCGCAAGAGCGACGCGGCCGACGAAGTTCGGTCGATCGAGTCCGAACTCGAGGGCCTCGAGGAGAAACGCGAGGCGATCGAGACGGAGATCGAATCCCTCGAGTCGGACCTCGAGGAGCTCCGCGAGGAGCGCGAATCGGTCGACGAGCGGATGAACGAGATCTCCGACGATATCGACGCGAAGACGGCGACGGTCGAGGAACTCGAGGCGGATATTTCCGATCTCGAGCGCGAGCTCGCGGACTCGAAGATCCCCGAGCTGACCGACCAGATCGAGGCGCTCGAGGCCGAGATCGACGAGCGCGAGGACCGCATTCAGGAACTCGACAATGAACTCAACGAGCTGAGCCTCGAGAAGGAGTACGCCGAGGACGCCATCGAGGACCTCCACGACGACATCGAGGCCGCGCAAAACCGGACGGCCGAGCACGAAGACCGAATCGATGAGTACGAGGCGGAAATCGACGGGAAACGCGAGACGCTCGAGGCGAAACACGAGGCCGTCGCGGAACTCGAAGCAGAGCTCACGGAACTGAAATCCGAGCGCAGCGACCTCAAGGAGGAACTGTCCGAGGCTCGGACGGACCGCGACAAACAGCAGGATCGGGTCAACACCGTCGAAAGCAAACTCGAGGACGCCGGCGAGCGCGCGAGCAGCCTCGAGTGGGAGATCGAGTCCCTCGAATCGGAGGTCGGCGACTACGACCCCGAGGACGTGCCGGATCACGACACCGTCCTCGAGATGATCGACTACCTGCAGGCGGATATGGAGGCGATGGAGCCGGTGAACATGCTCGCGATCGACGAGTACGACGAGGTCCGGAGCGATCTCGAGACGCTCGAGGAGGGCAGGGAAACGCTGGTCGAAGAGGCCGACGGCATTCGCGAGCGGATCGAGCAGTACGAGACCCAGAAGAAGCAGACGTTCATGGACGCCTACGACGCGATCGCCGCCCACTTCACCGAGATCTTCGAGAAGCTGTCGGAGGGGACGGGGACGCTCCACCTCGAGGACGAGGACGATCCGTTCGACGGCGGGCTGACGATGAAGGCACAGCCGGGGGACAAGCCGATCCAGCGCCTGGACGCGATGTCCGGCGGCGAGAAGTCGCTGACCGCGCTCGCCTTCATCTTCGCGATCCAGCGGCACAACCCGGCCCCGTTCTACGCGCTCGACGAGGTCGACGCCTTCCTCGACGCCGTCAACGCCGATCGGATCGGCGAGATGGTCGACGAACTCTCCGACAAGGCCCAGTTCGTCGTCGTCTCCCACCGGTCGGCGATGCTCGATCGCTCCGAGCGGGCGATCGGTGTGACGATGCAACAGGATAACGTGAGCGCTGTTACTGGAATCGATCTGAGCGACGGCGGCGACGGCAGCGGGGAGGAGGTGCCGGTCAGTGACTAA